The Seriola aureovittata isolate HTS-2021-v1 ecotype China chromosome 2, ASM2101889v1, whole genome shotgun sequence genome has a segment encoding these proteins:
- the rplp2 gene encoding 60S acidic ribosomal protein P2, translated as MRYVAAYLLAVLGGNTSPSAKDIKAILGSVGIEADDERLNKVISELNGKDINEVMNSGLSKLASVPAGGAVAAPAAAAGGAAGAGAAPVAAEEKKEEKKEESEESDEDMGFGLFD; from the exons ATGCGTTACGTGGCCGCTTACCTCCTGGCTGTACTCGGTGGAAACACCAGCCCCTCTGCAAAGGACATCAAGGCCATCTTGGGCAGCGTGGGAATTGAGGCTGATGATGAACGCTTAAACAAG GTCATAAGTGAGCTGAATGGAAAAGACATCAATGAAGTCATGAACTCAG gcCTCTCGAAGTTAGCCTCTGTaccagcaggtggtgctgtGGCGGCTCCTGCCGCTGCTGCTGGTGGGGCCGCTGGAGCTGGGGCTGCGCCTGTTGCTG cggaagagaaaaaggaagagaagaaagaggaatcAGAAGAGTCAGACGAAGATATGGGTTTTGGACTCTTTGATTAA
- the LOC130184838 gene encoding adenosine receptor A1, with the protein MSSSPGIKSREHVDMVYISIETAIALASVLGNVLVVVVVCVNRALRNTTFCFIVSLAVADIAVGVLVIPLAIIISLGFSTQFYTCLFLSCLLLIITQSSILSLLAIAIDRYLRVKIPTRYCIIVTQGRAYVAVCLCWILSFLTGLVPMIGWNNRDAQANHSSSSEIVCKFTTVIRMDYMVYFNFFGWVVVPLTIMIALYAEIFRVIRRQLNRRAEATCDGDRYYRKELKLAKSLALVVFLFAVCWLPIHIINCIDFFCSKCYLPKFATYIGIFMSHVNSALNPLVYAFRIKRFRVTLVQITRRCMLCKSTEPTPCPTSTPAITEKVDANL; encoded by the exons ATGTCTTCCTCTCCTGGCATCAAGTCTCGGGAGCATGTGGACATGGTGTACATCTCCATTGAGACAGCTATTGCCCTGGCCTCTGTGCTGGGGAatgtgctggtggtggtggtagtgtgTGTGAACCGGGCTCTCCGCAATACCACCTTCTGCTTCATCGTGTCTCTGGCCGTGGCTGACATCGCTGTGGGAGTCTTGGTCATCCCTCTGGCTATTATCATCAGTCTGGGATTTAGCACTCAGTTCTACAcctgcctcttcctctcctgccttCTGCTGATCATCACCCAGAGCTCCATCCTTTCCCTGCTGGCTATCGCCATTGACCGATATCTCAGAGTCAAGATTCCCACCAG GTACTGCATCATTGTGACCCAGGGGAGGGCATATGTGGCAGTTTGTCTCTGTTGGatcctctccttcctcactGGATTGGTTCCAATGATTGGCTGGAATAACCGTGATGCCCAAGCAAACCACAGCAGTTCCAGCGAGATCGTCTGCAAATTCACCACTGTCATAAGGATGGACTACATGGTGTACTTCAATTTCTTTGGCTGGGTGGTGGTACCGCTGACCATAATGATCGCTCTGTATGCAGAGATCTTTAGGGTGATCCGGCGGCAGCTGAACCGACGCGCTGAGGCCACTTGTGATGGGGACAGGTACTATAGGAAGGAGCTGAAGCTGGCCAAATCTCTGGCCTTGGTGGTCTTCCTCTTTGCTGTGTGTTGGCTGCCGATACACATTATAAACTGCATCGACTTCTTCTGCTCCAAGTGCTACTTACCAAAGTTTGCCACATATATAGGGATTTTCATGTCCCATGTGAACTCAGCCCTCAACCCATTAGTTTATGCATTCAGGATAAAGCGGTTCCGTGTCACGCTGGTCCAGATCACTCGCCGCTGCATGTTATGTAAATCCACAGAGCCCACCCCATGCCCCACCAGTACGCCAGCCATAACGGAGAAAGTGGATGCCAACTTGTAA